One Osmerus mordax isolate fOsmMor3 chromosome 16, fOsmMor3.pri, whole genome shotgun sequence genomic window carries:
- the nsun4 gene encoding 5-methylcytosine rRNA methyltransferase NSUN4 — MAALIDTRILLRKIKDLRCLTPRRNRVKAKWATTQPKYPATNLALQNFDSTYGLQLGAQWPSVRVSMLCEQKYGALLNNLSSPEAVEAELRAQGCVDFVGCSAPVPEGAGGAPEQDRLPEVTGTSSQDGETEREIGSRAAGEVAATPRLSPNIRCLVYPKGDISRFKPARPRAYGLLGYYLLDAASVLPALVLDVQEGHSVLDLCAAPGGKALALLQTGLLRFLCVNDVSSSRTARLRAVLRSFVHKELLTDDRVRITSFDGRKWEEFERNFFDRVLVDVPCTTDRHSLIEEENNIFKRARTKERQRLPQVQLELLLSGIQAARPGGEVVYSTCSLSQLQNQYVVEQALQQAREEHGVALEVVDLRPLTHLFRDTFHFAPDTHLGELVLPHLSANFGPIYLCKLRRLN, encoded by the exons ATGGCGGCGCTCATTGACACGAGAATACTGCTCAGAAAAATCAAAGACTTACGTTGCTTGACACCACGAAGGAATCGCGTAAAAGCTAAATGG GCGACCACGCAGCCCAAGTACCCCGCCACGAACCTGGCTCTCCAGAACTTCGACTCCACTTACGGTCTTCAGCTGGGGGCGCAGTGGCCATCGGTCCGCGTCAGCATGCTCTGCGAGCAGAAATACGGAGCCCTGCTCAACAACCTCTCCAGCCCTGAGGCGGTGGAGGCTGAGCTTCGGGCCCAGGGATGTGTGGACTTTGTCGGTTGCTCTGCCCCGGTCCCGGAGGGTGCGGGTGGAGCTCCGGAGCAAGACAGGCTCCCGGAGGTGACCGGCACTTCTAGTCAGGATGGCGAGACCGAACGGGAGATTGGGAGCAGGGCAGCCGGCGAGGTCGCGGCGACTCCTCGACTCAGCCCCAACATCAGGTGCTTGGTGTATCCCAAAGGAGATATCTCGAGATTCAAACCGGCCAG acCCAGAGCATATGGTCTGCTGGGTTACTATCTGCTGGACGCAGCATCGGTGCTGCCCGCCCTGGTTCTGGACGTCCAGGAGGGTCACAGTGTTCTGGACCTGTGTGCCGCCCCGGGGGGCAAGGCACTGGCCCTGCTGCAGACTGGCCTCCTAC gcttcCTCTGCGTTAACGACGTGTCGTCGTCGCGTACCGCTCGTCTCCGCGCCGTGCTCCGCAGCTTCGTACACAAGGAGCTACTCACTGACGACAGGGTGCGCATCACTTCCTTTGACGGCAGGAAGTGGGAGGAGTTTGAGAGAAACTTCTTCGACAGA GTTCTAGTGGATGTTCCGTGCACCACGGACAGACACTCACTCATCGAGGAGGAAAACAACATCTTCAAGAGGGCGAGAACCAAGGAGAGGCAGCGTCTTCCTCAGGTCCAGTTGGAGCTCCTGCT gtctGGTATCCAGGCAGCGCgtcctgggggagaggtggtgtACTCCACCTGTTCCCTGTCCCAGCTCCAGAACCAGTACGTGGTGGAGCAGGCTCTCCAGCAGGCCCGGGAGGAGCACGGCGTCGCCCTGGAGGTGGTCGACCTCCgacctctcacacacctgttCAGGGACACTTTCCACTTCGCCCCCGACACTCACCTGGGCGAGCTGGTCCTGCCACACCTGTCGGCCAACTTCGGACCCATCTACTTGTGCAAGCTGCGGAGGCTCAACTAG
- the LOC136959052 gene encoding cytochrome b-c1 complex subunit 6, mitochondrial-like: MVFENKMIKYDDPDDEEEAPAEDEEEAEAEGGDEEEEEEEEEEEDMVDPLETIRAKCEQSEHCAHTHHRLEACEQRVSSRDSTEEDCTEELFDFLHARDHCVAHKLFHSVK; this comes from the exons AtggtttttgaaaacaaaatgatCAAGTACGACGACCCCGACGATGAG GAGGAGGCACCGGcagaggacgaggaagaggcagaggcagaaggaggagatgaggaagaggaggaggaagaagaggaggaggaagacatggTG GACCCCTTAGAGACGATACGGGCCAAGTGCGAGCAGTCGGAGCACTGCGCCCACACGCATCACCGGCTGGAGGCCTGCGAGCAGCGCGTGTCCTCCAGGGACTCCACCGAGGAGGACTGCACCGAGGAGCTGTTTGATTTCCTACACGCACGGGATCACTGT GTAGCACACAAGCTCTTCCATAGCGTGAAATGA